One region of Syntrophobacter fumaroxidans MPOB genomic DNA includes:
- a CDS encoding VanZ family protein encodes MIARITPWGVVAAIFAAQFCGAVVVAAAFQMDFRDLGFQLLILFLGCVSALVFLRRDRDNRPNDFRWWIPPCLYALFIFLMSDDAYPDALPLFDTNIFHPIEYLTLAFLLGFAFDRVFRYRSAGGLCLFVFCTGGFWAVCDEIHQSFVPGRTPTFADIAIDFFGIAAGCAVYLAFRRLPLMKPGAGEKSPA; translated from the coding sequence ATGATTGCTCGAATCACCCCGTGGGGGGTTGTCGCCGCGATTTTTGCGGCTCAATTCTGCGGTGCGGTGGTTGTCGCCGCGGCGTTTCAAATGGACTTCAGGGACCTCGGATTCCAGTTGCTCATCCTGTTTCTGGGGTGTGTCAGCGCCCTGGTTTTCCTGCGCCGCGACCGGGATAACCGCCCAAACGATTTCAGATGGTGGATTCCGCCCTGCCTTTATGCGCTCTTCATCTTCCTGATGTCCGACGATGCTTATCCGGACGCTCTGCCCCTGTTCGATACGAACATTTTTCATCCCATCGAGTACCTCACCTTGGCCTTTCTGCTGGGCTTCGCTTTCGATCGCGTCTTCCGGTACAGGAGCGCGGGCGGGCTGTGCCTCTTTGTCTTTTGCACGGGAGGATTCTGGGCTGTCTGTGACGAAATCCACCAGTCCTTCGTCCCGGGACGCACGCCGACCTTTGCCGACATCGCGATCGATTTCTTCGGGATCGCCGCGGGGTGCGCCGTTTACCTGGCGTTCAGGCGGCTGCCTCTGATGAAACCCGGCGCAGGCGAAAAGAGCCCCGCATGA
- a CDS encoding polysaccharide biosynthesis protein — translation MIQQLRNPKFYSMLIIDAFLFAVAYYGAYLLRFEFTLPPNHLPLINALVPWVVGMKLGVFCLFGLYRGMWRFSGLEDFWRLGQASVLSMLLIVATVAYTDNFTGYPRSVFLLDCVLTFLLTGGLRVCIRSYYIARNTPRGIRAFSLPRLNYVEKERKQILIIGAGGSGEKMLREIFDNPQLHYHVVGFLDDDPGKRGRTVHGVRVLGPADHLSRVLEQNNIEQVFISVPSATGAQMRRLIDICKGCGISYKTLPAIGSIMNGNVSIKSLRDVNYEDLLRRPPVSLETDAISGYLTNRTVMVTGAGGSIGSELCRQVAQFKPQLLILVDASESNLFHMQMELQHEREFRNYQCILGQVQQRLLMESVFRKYRPDVVFHAAAYKHVPMLERNPWEAVFNNVRGSQVMMKLSKDYGVKRFVLVSTDKAVRPTNVMGTSKRLTELILQSFQGNGTKYMAVRFGNVVGSSGSVIPLFRRQIEQGGPVTVTHPEVTRYFMTIPEAAQLILQAGALGEGGEIFILEMGTPVKIADMAQDLIRLSGKQPGRDIEIQFTGLREGEKLYEELITLDEGIVNTRHEKILVLRPNGNGNGNGHHAGNHDAFRQWLDRELEELCAIARKHDSYAIKRKLKQLVPEYTPQDAECVL, via the coding sequence ATGATACAGCAATTGCGGAATCCGAAATTTTACTCAATGCTCATCATTGACGCATTTCTTTTCGCCGTGGCCTATTACGGAGCCTACCTGCTCCGCTTTGAATTCACTCTGCCTCCCAATCACCTGCCCCTCATCAATGCTCTCGTTCCTTGGGTCGTCGGCATGAAGCTGGGCGTTTTCTGCCTGTTCGGCCTCTACAGGGGGATGTGGCGGTTTTCGGGACTGGAGGATTTCTGGCGTCTGGGACAGGCGTCCGTTCTTTCCATGCTTCTGATTGTCGCTACGGTGGCTTACACTGACAACTTCACCGGATATCCCCGATCCGTCTTTCTTCTGGACTGCGTTTTGACGTTTCTGCTGACCGGCGGTCTGCGTGTATGCATTCGGTCCTACTATATCGCCAGGAATACGCCGCGGGGGATCCGGGCATTCTCCCTGCCCAGGCTGAATTACGTTGAGAAAGAGCGCAAGCAGATTCTCATCATCGGCGCCGGCGGGTCGGGAGAAAAGATGCTCCGCGAGATCTTCGACAATCCGCAGCTCCATTATCACGTGGTCGGGTTCCTGGACGACGATCCGGGCAAGCGGGGCCGCACGGTGCATGGGGTGCGGGTACTCGGGCCCGCGGACCATTTGTCCAGAGTCCTGGAGCAGAACAATATCGAACAGGTATTTATCTCGGTACCTTCCGCGACCGGAGCTCAGATGCGCCGGCTCATCGATATCTGCAAGGGATGCGGGATTTCCTACAAGACGCTTCCCGCCATCGGTTCGATCATGAACGGCAACGTGAGCATCAAGTCTCTGCGGGACGTCAATTACGAGGATTTGCTGCGCCGTCCTCCGGTCAGCCTGGAAACCGATGCCATCTCAGGCTACCTGACCAACCGCACGGTAATGGTGACGGGGGCGGGCGGGTCCATCGGCTCCGAACTCTGCCGCCAGGTCGCCCAGTTCAAGCCGCAGTTGCTGATCCTGGTCGATGCCAGCGAGTCCAACCTGTTCCATATGCAGATGGAATTGCAGCATGAGAGGGAATTTCGCAACTATCAGTGTATCTTGGGTCAGGTGCAGCAGCGTCTGCTGATGGAGAGCGTGTTCCGGAAGTACCGCCCGGACGTGGTGTTCCACGCCGCGGCTTACAAGCACGTCCCGATGCTGGAAAGGAATCCCTGGGAAGCCGTGTTCAACAACGTGCGCGGCAGCCAGGTAATGATGAAGCTGTCCAAGGATTACGGGGTGAAACGTTTCGTCCTGGTTTCCACCGACAAGGCGGTCCGGCCGACGAACGTGATGGGAACCAGCAAGCGCCTCACGGAGCTCATCCTGCAGTCCTTTCAGGGCAATGGGACAAAGTACATGGCCGTGCGATTCGGCAATGTGGTCGGGTCCTCGGGTTCCGTCATTCCCCTCTTCCGCCGCCAGATCGAGCAGGGAGGCCCGGTCACCGTGACTCATCCCGAGGTCACCCGGTACTTCATGACGATTCCCGAAGCGGCTCAACTCATCCTGCAGGCCGGAGCGCTCGGGGAAGGCGGAGAAATCTTCATCCTGGAAATGGGAACCCCGGTAAAGATCGCGGACATGGCACAGGACCTGATCCGGTTGTCGGGGAAGCAACCGGGCAGGGACATTGAAATCCAGTTCACCGGCCTGCGAGAGGGCGAGAAGCTTTACGAAGAGCTGATCACCCTCGATGAAGGCATCGTAAACACCAGGCACGAAAAGATCCTGGTGCTGCGCCCCAACGGAAATGGAAACGGCAACGGCCATCATGCGGGAAACCACGATGCTTTTCGGCAGTGGCTGGATCGGGAATTGGAAGAGCTTTGCGCCATTGCGCGCAAGCATGACTCATACGCCATCAAGCGCAAGCTCAAGCAACTGGTTCCGGAATACACCCCCCAGGATGCGGAGTGCGTCCTGTAA
- a CDS encoding GDP-L-fucose synthase family protein, translating into MIPTSRIYVAGHRGLVGSALLRRLRAAGCANLITRTHAELDLERQADVEAFFAGERPEYVFLAAAKVGGIRANDTYPADFIRINLKIESNVIEAAWRNDVKGLLFLGSSCIYPKFAGQPLKEEYLLTGLLEPTNEPYAVAKIAGIELCEAFNRQYGTRFCSVMPTNLYGPNDNYDLLTSHVLPALIRKYHLGRLAARGDWDAIARDEAKYGAIPVDFFSTLVSIARFGNKPVPPVPHMPPPRNSIRLWGTGTPRREFLHSDDLADACILLMNRIETLFSNPGEVTEGSRAARHLFNIGSGHDQSIADLAAMVASVVGYDGETEWDASEPDGTPQKLLDISRLTNMGWYPKMGLSEGVRSAYEAYCS; encoded by the coding sequence ATGATTCCCACTTCCAGAATATACGTCGCCGGGCACCGCGGCCTGGTGGGCTCGGCGCTCCTCAGAAGGCTGCGAGCGGCCGGCTGCGCGAATCTCATCACGCGCACGCACGCGGAATTGGACCTGGAGAGACAGGCTGACGTGGAGGCGTTCTTTGCCGGGGAACGCCCGGAATACGTTTTTCTTGCAGCCGCAAAGGTTGGGGGAATACGCGCCAACGACACCTACCCGGCCGATTTCATCCGGATCAACCTCAAGATCGAGAGCAATGTGATCGAGGCGGCCTGGCGCAACGACGTGAAAGGGTTGCTTTTCCTGGGCAGTTCCTGCATCTATCCCAAGTTCGCCGGGCAGCCCTTGAAAGAGGAATACCTGCTCACGGGCCTTCTGGAACCGACCAATGAGCCGTACGCCGTGGCCAAGATTGCGGGCATCGAGCTGTGCGAAGCGTTTAACCGCCAGTACGGCACGCGGTTTTGCAGCGTCATGCCGACCAATCTGTACGGTCCGAATGACAATTACGACCTGCTGACTTCCCACGTGCTGCCGGCTTTGATCCGCAAGTACCATCTGGGCAGACTCGCGGCACGGGGCGACTGGGATGCAATCGCCCGGGACGAGGCAAAATACGGCGCCATTCCCGTCGATTTCTTTTCCACCCTGGTGTCCATCGCCAGGTTCGGAAACAAGCCGGTGCCGCCCGTTCCCCACATGCCTCCCCCGAGGAATTCGATCCGACTTTGGGGCACGGGCACCCCGCGACGCGAGTTTCTCCATTCCGACGATCTGGCCGATGCGTGCATTCTGTTGATGAACCGCATCGAAACCCTGTTTTCCAATCCCGGGGAAGTCACTGAAGGCTCACGAGCCGCGAGGCATCTGTTCAACATAGGTTCCGGCCACGACCAGTCCATTGCCGACCTGGCCGCCATGGTGGCTTCCGTGGTGGGGTATGACGGAGAGACCGAATGGGATGCTTCGGAACCCGATGGTACTCCTCAGAAATTGTTGGACATATCGCGGTTGACAAATATGGGCTGGTACCCTAAGATGGGTCTTAGTGAGGGTGTCCGATCCGCTTATGAAGCTTATTGCAGCTGA